From a region of the Marinomonas mediterranea MMB-1 genome:
- the rpmI gene encoding 50S ribosomal protein L35 produces MPKIKSNSGAAKRFKRTANGFKHKQSFTSHILTKKSTKRKRQLRSMNQVAACDKPLIVRMLPYV; encoded by the coding sequence ATGCCAAAAATTAAATCAAACAGTGGCGCAGCTAAGCGCTTCAAACGTACCGCTAACGGTTTTAAACATAAGCAGTCTTTCACTAGTCATATTTTGACGAAGAAATCGACTAAGCGTAAACGTCAACTTCGTTCTATGAACCAAGTTGCAGCGTGCGACAAACCATTGATCGTTCGTATGCTTCCATACGTTTAA
- the ppiC gene encoding peptidylprolyl isomerase PpiC, with translation MATASACHILVKSKAEAEQLKERLDKGEDFHKLAKKHSLCPSGKRGGDLGEFRKGEMVSAFDRAAFKGPLLAVQGPVKTQFGFHLIKVLYRS, from the coding sequence ATGGCGACGGCTAGTGCATGCCATATTTTGGTTAAGAGTAAAGCAGAAGCTGAACAGCTGAAGGAGCGTCTAGATAAAGGCGAAGATTTCCACAAGCTTGCTAAAAAGCACTCTCTTTGTCCTTCTGGAAAAAGAGGGGGAGACTTAGGGGAGTTTCGTAAGGGAGAGATGGTGTCTGCCTTTGACCGTGCGGCGTTTAAAGGGCCTTTGTTAGCAGTGCAGGGGCCAGTTAAAACCCAATTTGGTTTCCATCTCATAAAGGTTCTTTATCGAAGTTAA
- a CDS encoding O-methyltransferase: MDHSLLDNYCSDTTQSEPDLLVELIEKTHSDMGYPNKLSGKTVGRTLKLLAKLASPKRALEIGMFTGYSALSIAEGMADDGELICCETNPRAIEFAQRFFDRSPYGHKIQAKFGPALETIQSLTGNFDFVFIDADKRNYLNYYEAVVPLVRSGGLIVIDNSLWQGRVLEPIENSDIAVDAANKRVLNDERVENVHLNVRDGLNLIVKR; the protein is encoded by the coding sequence ATGGATCATTCTCTTTTAGACAACTACTGCTCAGATACAACACAATCTGAGCCAGACCTACTAGTTGAATTGATAGAAAAAACTCATTCAGACATGGGCTATCCAAATAAACTGTCTGGAAAAACCGTCGGCAGAACCCTGAAACTTCTCGCTAAACTCGCCAGCCCTAAAAGAGCGCTAGAGATTGGCATGTTTACAGGATATTCAGCCCTTTCTATTGCAGAAGGGATGGCAGACGACGGAGAACTCATTTGCTGTGAAACCAACCCTCGAGCAATTGAATTTGCGCAACGTTTTTTTGACCGCAGCCCTTACGGTCATAAAATTCAAGCTAAGTTTGGCCCTGCTCTTGAAACAATACAGTCGCTAACCGGCAATTTCGATTTTGTATTCATTGATGCAGACAAACGAAACTATTTAAATTATTACGAGGCTGTTGTCCCACTAGTTCGCTCAGGCGGACTTATTGTAATAGACAACTCACTCTGGCAAGGACGCGTTTTAGAACCCATTGAGAACAGCGATATTGCAGTCGATGCTGCAAATAAACGCGTTCTTAACGACGAGCGAGTCGAAAACGTACACTTAAATGTCCGTGACGGCTTAAACCTTATCGTCAAACGTTAA
- a CDS encoding helix-turn-helix domain-containing protein — MVSRPSLETATSAEPDKFVEPLELGKRVKEIRLTKGWTLEEVSQRTGIARSTLSKIENDQVSPSFTIVQKLIKGLGMDLPQLFVESSDQSIAGRRDITRKGKGEPHPTSTYEHELLNFSISRKKMVPFKTRVRARSIEEFKEWIRHDGEEFLLVLSGTINFFSEFYEPIELKFGDSVYYDAAMGHMVVSVSEEDAEILWVVAR, encoded by the coding sequence ATGGTTAGTCGCCCTTCGTTGGAAACGGCAACATCTGCAGAGCCGGATAAGTTTGTTGAGCCACTTGAGCTTGGAAAGCGTGTTAAGGAAATACGGTTAACAAAGGGTTGGACGTTAGAAGAGGTGAGCCAAAGGACGGGCATTGCCCGCTCGACTTTATCAAAAATTGAAAATGACCAAGTGTCTCCTAGCTTTACTATTGTTCAAAAATTGATAAAAGGGTTGGGGATGGACTTGCCTCAACTGTTTGTCGAATCTTCAGATCAATCTATTGCTGGTAGGCGAGATATCACGCGCAAAGGCAAAGGGGAGCCTCACCCTACCTCGACCTATGAGCATGAACTTTTAAACTTTTCTATTAGCCGTAAAAAAATGGTTCCTTTTAAGACAAGGGTGCGAGCTAGATCTATTGAAGAGTTTAAAGAATGGATTCGGCACGATGGTGAGGAGTTTTTGCTGGTATTGTCAGGTACAATAAATTTTTTCTCTGAGTTTTATGAACCAATTGAATTAAAATTTGGGGACAGTGTGTATTATGATGCAGCTATGGGGCACATGGTTGTATCGGTGTCTGAGGAAGATGCGGAGATACTTTGGGTGGTTGCTCGTTAA
- the infC gene encoding translation initiation factor IF-3, whose amino-acid sequence MNRGRNSKQQRPQINENIAATEVRLIGADGNQVGVVSIEEALDASRAAALDLVQIADSDPIVCKIMDYGKHVFEQKKAKAAQKKNAKQIQVKEMKFRPGTEEGDYQVKLRNLIRFLEGGDKAKVSLRYRGREMAHQELGMQLMNRVAQDLEEYGVVEQAAKMEGRQLTMVLAPKKKK is encoded by the coding sequence ATGAATCGTGGGCGTAATAGCAAACAGCAGCGCCCTCAAATCAACGAAAACATTGCAGCTACCGAAGTGCGCTTAATCGGTGCTGACGGTAATCAAGTGGGTGTTGTTTCGATTGAGGAAGCACTAGATGCCTCTCGCGCTGCGGCACTAGACCTAGTGCAGATAGCAGATTCAGATCCGATTGTTTGCAAAATCATGGACTACGGCAAGCACGTTTTTGAGCAGAAAAAAGCAAAAGCCGCTCAAAAGAAAAACGCGAAGCAGATCCAAGTTAAAGAAATGAAGTTTCGACCAGGGACGGAAGAAGGGGATTATCAGGTAAAACTCCGCAACCTGATACGTTTCCTAGAAGGTGGAGATAAGGCTAAAGTATCTTTACGATACCGCGGTCGTGAAATGGCCCATCAGGAGCTTGGCATGCAACTTATGAATCGAGTCGCTCAAGACTTAGAGGAATATGGTGTAGTTGAACAAGCTGCGAAAATGGAAGGTCGTCAATTGACGATGGTGCTGGCTCCCAAAAAGAAGAAGTGA
- a CDS encoding IS30 family transposase codes for MNYQQLTEGKRYQISALLEQKMSVSDIANAIKCHKDTVYREFRRNKQAKHYCPKEAHTLCLTRRKRSAKYRIPTTINYIRTLIEFDWSPEQVSNALRLCGVPVSHEWIHQYIHDDKRLNGTLYRHLRQGHKRYRKGKRTKDDVIKNAVSIEDRPDIVDTRKRFGDWEIDTVLGKSGTGSIVTLLERTTRFYLIKKVNSKFAIDVAQATIELLMPFKDHVHTITADNGREFAHHAKVEEALDAKVYFAYPYSSWERGANENSNGLLRQCVRKGTDLREIEKDVIHWAMTRINYRPRKCLGFKQPAVVFKEMCLAA; via the coding sequence ATGAATTATCAGCAGTTGACTGAAGGGAAACGATACCAGATTTCCGCTCTTTTAGAACAAAAAATGTCAGTGTCTGATATCGCTAATGCCATTAAGTGCCATAAAGACACGGTTTATCGTGAATTCAGGCGTAACAAGCAAGCGAAGCACTATTGCCCTAAGGAAGCACATACTCTTTGTCTAACAAGACGAAAGAGGTCTGCAAAGTATCGAATACCAACAACGATCAATTATATACGGACTCTTATTGAGTTTGACTGGAGTCCAGAGCAAGTATCTAACGCATTGAGACTATGTGGAGTTCCAGTCAGTCACGAGTGGATTCATCAGTACATTCATGATGATAAAAGGCTCAACGGAACACTTTACCGACACTTAAGACAGGGTCATAAGCGCTATCGGAAAGGCAAACGAACAAAAGATGACGTCATAAAGAACGCTGTATCCATAGAAGATCGTCCTGATATTGTCGATACGCGAAAACGTTTTGGGGATTGGGAGATAGACACGGTTTTAGGTAAAAGTGGAACAGGCTCGATTGTCACTCTACTTGAGCGAACGACGCGTTTTTACTTGATAAAGAAAGTGAATTCAAAGTTTGCCATAGATGTTGCCCAAGCGACAATAGAGTTATTAATGCCCTTTAAAGATCACGTGCATACGATTACAGCAGATAACGGTAGAGAGTTTGCTCATCATGCGAAGGTTGAAGAAGCGCTGGATGCAAAAGTCTATTTTGCCTACCCTTATAGTTCTTGGGAGCGTGGCGCGAACGAAAACAGTAACGGCCTTTTAAGGCAATGTGTGCGGAAAGGAACAGATTTAAGAGAGATTGAAAAGGACGTCATTCACTGGGCGATGACACGTATCAATTATCGTCCAAGAAAGTGTTTAGGGTTCAAGCAGCCAGCAGTCGTATTTAAAGAGATGTGCTTAGCGGCTTGA
- a CDS encoding class II 3-deoxy-7-phosphoheptulonate synthase gives MSGWSTSSWRSKVALQQPEYPDQEKLNSVEKTLSGMPPLVFAGEARQLRRNLAKVANREAFLLQGGDCAESFAEFHANNIRDTFKVMLQMAVVMTYAGKCPVVKVGRLAGQFAKPRSAASETVNGVELPSYRGDIINGIDFTSEARIPDPERLVKVYNQSAVTMNLLRAFAQGGFADLHQVHKWNLDFLKVSPAGARYQGIADKIDDALQFMEACGIGEGVSQLKETDFYTSHEALLLPYEEALTRQDSLTGEWYDCSAHMLWIGDRTRQVDGAHVEFLRGVQNPIGLKAGPSMDPEDLIRLCDILNPNNIPGRLNIIVRMGADKVADGMPKLIQAVQKEGKHVVWSSDPMHGNTLKASTGYKTRRVDDVLREVQQFFEVHQAEGSYPGGVHFEMTGQNVTECVGGAFQVTEADLADRYHTHCDPRLNADQSLELAFMISETLKKARA, from the coding sequence ATGAGTGGATGGAGTACAAGTAGTTGGAGATCTAAGGTAGCGCTGCAACAGCCTGAATACCCTGATCAAGAGAAGCTAAATTCAGTTGAGAAAACCTTATCAGGAATGCCCCCTCTTGTTTTTGCTGGAGAAGCAAGGCAGTTGCGCCGTAATCTGGCGAAAGTCGCAAATCGAGAGGCTTTTTTGTTACAGGGCGGAGATTGCGCTGAGAGTTTTGCGGAGTTTCACGCGAATAATATCCGCGACACTTTTAAGGTTATGCTTCAGATGGCTGTTGTCATGACCTATGCTGGTAAATGTCCTGTAGTAAAAGTTGGGCGTTTGGCAGGGCAATTTGCTAAGCCACGATCTGCTGCATCAGAAACTGTTAATGGTGTGGAGCTGCCGAGCTACCGCGGTGATATTATTAATGGTATTGATTTCACGTCTGAAGCGCGTATTCCGGATCCTGAACGTTTGGTGAAAGTCTATAATCAGAGTGCGGTTACAATGAATTTGTTGCGTGCTTTTGCTCAGGGTGGTTTTGCTGATTTACATCAAGTGCACAAGTGGAACTTAGACTTTTTGAAGGTAAGTCCAGCTGGTGCTCGTTATCAAGGGATTGCGGATAAAATTGATGATGCATTGCAGTTCATGGAAGCGTGCGGAATTGGTGAGGGTGTTAGTCAGCTAAAAGAGACCGATTTCTACACATCTCATGAGGCCTTGTTGTTGCCGTATGAGGAAGCTTTGACTCGTCAAGATAGCCTGACTGGTGAGTGGTATGACTGTTCTGCACACATGCTTTGGATTGGAGATCGTACGCGCCAAGTAGATGGTGCTCATGTTGAGTTTCTTCGTGGTGTACAAAATCCAATTGGTCTTAAAGCTGGCCCATCAATGGACCCTGAAGACTTAATTCGACTGTGTGATATTCTGAACCCGAATAATATTCCAGGACGTCTAAATATTATTGTTCGCATGGGGGCGGATAAAGTGGCTGATGGCATGCCGAAACTCATTCAGGCCGTTCAAAAAGAAGGTAAGCATGTTGTTTGGAGTAGTGATCCGATGCATGGAAATACCTTGAAGGCGAGCACGGGCTATAAGACTCGTCGAGTGGATGATGTGTTGCGTGAAGTTCAGCAGTTCTTTGAAGTTCATCAGGCGGAAGGCAGTTATCCTGGTGGTGTGCATTTCGAAATGACAGGTCAAAATGTGACTGAATGTGTTGGCGGCGCATTCCAAGTAACTGAAGCTGATTTGGCAGATCGATATCACACTCATTGTGATCCAAGATTGAATGCGGATCAGTCTTTAGAATTGGCGTTTATGATTTCGGAAACGCTTAAAAAGGCTCGCGCTTAA
- the pheS gene encoding phenylalanine--tRNA ligase subunit alpha, with translation MENLNQILANALEAVAASDSESALDDIRVKYLGKKGELTALLKQLGNVAPEERPKFGQLVNEAKAQVQEKMNERKASLAKAALDIKLASETIDISLTGKGQDVGGLHPVTRTMERIENFFKGIGFDVASGPEIEDDYHNFEALNIPAHHPARAMQDTFYFDPTTVLRTHTSPVQVRTMEQSQPPIRIICPGRVYRCDSDQTHTPMFHQVEGLLIDENISFADLKGILQEFLNAFFEDDLKTRFRPSYFPFTEPSIEVDIMRTNSKGEESWLEVLGCGMVHPKVLEMSGIDSEKYTGFAFGMGVERFAMLRYKVDDLRMFFENDLRFLAQFK, from the coding sequence ATGGAGAACCTAAACCAGATTCTAGCCAACGCTCTCGAAGCTGTGGCGGCGTCTGATAGCGAGTCAGCACTAGATGACATTCGTGTTAAGTATCTAGGTAAAAAAGGCGAGCTTACAGCTTTATTAAAACAGCTTGGTAACGTTGCACCTGAAGAGCGACCAAAATTTGGTCAGCTTGTTAACGAAGCTAAAGCTCAAGTGCAAGAGAAAATGAATGAGCGCAAGGCATCGCTTGCTAAGGCTGCACTTGATATAAAACTTGCAAGTGAAACAATTGATATCTCGTTGACTGGTAAAGGGCAGGACGTAGGTGGATTGCATCCTGTAACGAGAACAATGGAGCGCATTGAAAACTTTTTTAAAGGAATTGGTTTTGATGTGGCGTCCGGGCCTGAAATCGAAGATGACTATCACAATTTCGAGGCGCTAAATATTCCAGCGCATCACCCTGCAAGAGCTATGCAGGACACTTTCTATTTCGATCCTACTACGGTATTGAGAACGCACACGTCGCCTGTACAGGTTAGGACAATGGAGCAATCTCAGCCTCCGATTCGTATTATTTGTCCTGGTCGCGTTTACCGTTGTGATTCTGATCAAACGCACACGCCTATGTTTCATCAGGTTGAGGGTTTGCTGATCGATGAGAATATATCTTTCGCTGATCTGAAAGGAATTTTACAAGAGTTTTTGAATGCTTTCTTCGAAGACGATCTGAAGACGCGTTTCCGTCCAAGCTATTTTCCATTTACCGAGCCTTCAATTGAAGTTGACATTATGCGCACCAATAGCAAAGGCGAAGAGTCTTGGTTAGAAGTGTTGGGCTGCGGCATGGTGCACCCTAAAGTATTAGAAATGTCTGGAATTGATTCAGAAAAATACACTGGATTTGCATTCGGTATGGGCGTTGAGCGCTTTGCGATGTTGAGATATAAAGTCGACGATTTGCGTATGTTCTTCGAAAATGATTTGCGTTTTTTAGCGCAATTTAAATAA
- the thrS gene encoding threonine--tRNA ligase: MPVITLPDGSQRTFSEPVTLMQVAEDIGPGLAKATVAGKINGVLVDACEVISEDSNVSLVTGRDEEGLEIIRHSFAHLVGHAVKQLYPTAKMAIGPVINEGFYYDIAFERPFTLDDMAAIEKRIAELIKKDYDVVKTMTPIDEARRQFDERGESYKVQLIDDMDESVTEVGLYRHEEYMDMCRGPHVPNTRVLRYFKLMKLAGAYWRGDSNNEMLQRVYGTAWSDKKELKAYLLRIEEAEKRDHRKLGKKLDLFHVQEEAPGMVFWHPKGWRLYQAVEQYMRQKQLDNNYQEVKTPQIVDRVLWEKSGHWGKYQENMFTTHSENRDYAVKPMNCPCHIQVYNQGLKSYRDLPFRMAEFGSCHRNEPSGALHGIMRVRNFVQDDGHIFVTENQIQSEVSEFIKLLHEVYADFGFDNIIYRLSTRPEQRVGSDEVWDKAEKALADALDVAGLEWEELPGEGAFYGPKIEFSLKDAIGRVWQCGTIQVDFSMPTRLGAQYVSEDGSRQTPVMLHRAIVGSLERFIGILIEETEGSFPLWLAPEQVVIMNITDRQTEYCENLEKTLNSNGFRAKLDLRNEKIGFKIREHTLQRIPYLIVVGDKEVENGKVAVRTRSGEDLGVMSVNEFEDLLRDEVARRSRK, translated from the coding sequence ATGCCTGTAATTACATTGCCGGATGGCAGTCAACGTACTTTTTCAGAGCCTGTAACATTAATGCAAGTTGCCGAGGATATCGGTCCCGGTCTTGCTAAAGCCACCGTCGCTGGAAAAATCAATGGTGTACTTGTAGACGCCTGTGAAGTTATTAGTGAAGATTCAAATGTGAGTCTTGTGACGGGGAGGGATGAGGAAGGTCTCGAAATTATTCGTCACTCATTTGCCCATTTGGTTGGTCATGCTGTTAAGCAGTTGTATCCAACGGCTAAAATGGCAATCGGCCCAGTCATCAATGAAGGTTTTTATTACGACATTGCGTTCGAGCGTCCGTTTACTCTTGATGATATGGCGGCGATCGAGAAGCGTATCGCTGAATTGATCAAAAAAGATTACGATGTTGTTAAAACAATGACACCGATTGATGAGGCGCGTAGACAGTTTGATGAGCGCGGTGAAAGTTACAAGGTTCAGCTTATCGATGATATGGACGAGTCTGTAACAGAAGTCGGTTTGTATCGTCATGAAGAATATATGGATATGTGTCGTGGGCCACACGTTCCAAATACCCGTGTTCTTCGATACTTTAAATTGATGAAACTTGCTGGGGCATACTGGCGAGGAGATTCAAATAATGAAATGCTTCAGCGTGTGTATGGCACGGCTTGGTCTGATAAAAAAGAGTTGAAAGCATATCTGCTTCGTATAGAAGAAGCTGAAAAACGAGATCACCGTAAGTTAGGTAAAAAGCTAGATTTATTTCATGTTCAGGAAGAAGCGCCTGGCATGGTGTTTTGGCACCCGAAAGGCTGGCGATTATATCAAGCTGTTGAGCAGTACATGCGTCAAAAACAGCTTGATAATAACTATCAAGAGGTAAAGACACCTCAGATAGTTGATAGAGTTTTATGGGAAAAGTCTGGGCATTGGGGTAAATACCAAGAGAACATGTTCACGACCCATTCCGAGAACCGTGATTATGCTGTTAAGCCGATGAACTGCCCTTGTCATATACAGGTATACAATCAAGGCCTTAAAAGCTATCGCGATCTGCCGTTTAGAATGGCTGAGTTCGGCTCTTGTCACCGCAATGAGCCTTCAGGCGCTTTGCACGGTATAATGCGGGTTAGGAACTTTGTTCAGGATGACGGACACATTTTTGTGACCGAGAATCAGATTCAATCCGAAGTGTCAGAATTTATTAAGTTACTTCACGAAGTCTACGCTGATTTTGGTTTCGATAATATTATCTATCGCTTGTCTACGCGTCCAGAACAGCGAGTCGGTTCGGATGAAGTCTGGGACAAAGCTGAAAAGGCATTGGCTGATGCGCTTGATGTTGCTGGGCTTGAATGGGAAGAGTTGCCAGGCGAAGGTGCATTCTATGGGCCGAAAATAGAGTTCTCGTTAAAAGATGCTATTGGTCGTGTATGGCAATGTGGTACCATACAAGTTGACTTCTCAATGCCAACTCGTTTGGGCGCGCAATATGTGTCCGAAGATGGTTCTCGTCAAACACCTGTTATGTTGCACCGCGCCATTGTGGGCTCATTAGAGCGCTTTATTGGTATTCTGATTGAAGAGACAGAAGGTTCGTTCCCTCTTTGGTTGGCTCCAGAACAGGTTGTGATCATGAATATCACAGATCGCCAGACTGAATACTGTGAGAATTTGGAAAAAACTTTAAATTCTAATGGGTTTAGAGCAAAACTAGACTTGAGAAACGAGAAGATCGGGTTTAAAATTCGCGAGCATACTCTTCAGCGTATCCCTTACTTAATTGTTGTTGGTGATAAAGAAGTTGAAAATGGCAAGGTGGCTGTTCGAACTCGTTCGGGCGAAGACCTTGGTGTTATGAGTGTAAATGAATTCGAAGATTTGCTTCGTGATGAAGTTGCTCGTCGTAGTCGAAAATAA
- the mutT gene encoding 8-oxo-dGTP diphosphatase MutT, whose protein sequence is MKQVEVSAGIIKRGDRIFLAFRDEAQHQGGLWEFPGGKCEAAESSYDALCRELLEECGITVGSAELFKEVRHDYGDKLVVLYFYLVDDFKGEPTGAENQQVSWFDLKMLAELDFPAANQVIVDELIEAYC, encoded by the coding sequence GTGAAGCAAGTAGAGGTTTCTGCAGGTATTATTAAGCGAGGAGATCGTATTTTTCTGGCATTCAGAGACGAAGCGCAGCATCAAGGAGGGTTGTGGGAGTTTCCTGGAGGCAAATGCGAAGCTGCTGAGTCCTCTTATGATGCGTTGTGTCGTGAATTGTTAGAAGAGTGTGGTATCACGGTGGGTTCCGCAGAGCTGTTTAAAGAAGTGCGTCATGATTACGGCGATAAGCTTGTCGTGTTGTATTTCTATCTGGTTGACGATTTTAAAGGAGAACCAACTGGAGCTGAAAACCAACAGGTTTCTTGGTTTGATTTGAAAATGTTGGCTGAGTTGGATTTTCCAGCGGCCAATCAGGTTATCGTTGATGAGTTGATAGAAGCTTATTGTTAA
- a CDS encoding response regulator transcription factor, producing MKLIADAQELSIVLIEPSKAQQKIIVNALRESGVSDIDVADNVASASNTLAMHTPDLVISSMYLEDGTADDVINFIRTTPSTADVPFMLVSSERKRESLEYLRQNGLLAILPKPFSRDDLDTAIKATLDLNNEEEIELEFFDPRELKVLIADDSNMAQKHISRTLQSMGIMFIDRADDGRAALELLEENTYDLIITDYNMPEMNGVELANYVKTSSNHSHIPVLMVSSDADTPQLSNIAKGDVDALCDKTFTPTTIKTLLHNLLG from the coding sequence ATGAAACTGATTGCAGATGCACAAGAGCTATCAATCGTCCTAATAGAGCCGTCGAAAGCTCAACAGAAAATTATCGTTAACGCACTGCGCGAATCAGGGGTCTCGGACATTGATGTAGCCGACAACGTAGCATCAGCCTCGAATACACTAGCAATGCACACTCCCGACTTAGTAATCTCTTCAATGTACCTTGAAGACGGCACAGCGGACGATGTCATTAATTTCATTAGAACAACACCAAGCACCGCTGACGTTCCGTTTATGCTGGTTTCAAGCGAACGAAAAAGGGAGTCACTTGAATATCTTCGACAAAACGGACTACTCGCCATCTTACCAAAACCATTCTCTCGTGATGATTTAGATACAGCCATCAAAGCAACCCTAGATCTAAACAACGAAGAAGAAATAGAATTAGAATTTTTCGACCCTCGAGAGCTAAAAGTGCTAATCGCTGATGATAGCAATATGGCACAAAAACACATTTCTCGTACACTCCAATCAATGGGAATAATGTTCATAGACCGTGCAGACGATGGCCGCGCTGCCCTCGAACTCCTCGAAGAAAATACATACGACCTGATAATCACAGACTACAATATGCCTGAAATGAACGGTGTTGAACTCGCAAACTATGTAAAAACGTCATCGAACCATTCTCACATCCCTGTATTAATGGTTAGCTCAGACGCGGATACCCCCCAGCTTTCCAATATCGCAAAAGGTGATGTCGACGCTCTTTGCGATAAGACATTTACTCCCACGACAATAAAGACACTCTTACACAATTTGCTTGGTTAA
- a CDS encoding TIGR01244 family sulfur transferase has product MAITKLNENYWVSPQLTLRDIETAASDGVELIINNRPDGESEDQPLSSDLAKRAEELGMQFVSNMYDFKTLTQHHVDVQGESIALGKKTLSFCRTGTRSSVLWVLSEVKLGGDYSDLRQFVEAKGFDLSRCEAAMSQFA; this is encoded by the coding sequence ATGGCAATTACTAAACTAAATGAAAATTATTGGGTCTCTCCTCAACTTACGCTAAGAGATATTGAGACTGCGGCTTCTGACGGTGTGGAATTGATTATTAATAACCGCCCAGATGGTGAGTCGGAAGATCAGCCTCTGTCTAGTGATTTGGCTAAAAGAGCTGAAGAGCTTGGAATGCAGTTTGTTTCTAATATGTATGATTTTAAGACGCTGACTCAGCACCATGTTGATGTTCAGGGTGAGTCAATTGCGTTAGGTAAGAAAACACTTAGCTTTTGTCGCACCGGAACGCGCTCTTCTGTTCTTTGGGTGTTGTCTGAAGTCAAACTGGGTGGGGATTATTCTGATTTGCGCCAGTTTGTTGAGGCAAAAGGTTTTGATTTGTCTCGATGTGAAGCGGCAATGAGTCAATTTGCTTAA
- the rplT gene encoding 50S ribosomal protein L20, translated as MPRVKRGVQARRRHKKILKQAKGYYGARSRVFRVAKQAVIKAGQYAYRDRRQRKRQFRALWIARINAAARINGLSYSRFIAGLKKASIEIDRKVLADLAVYEKEVFAAIVEKAKASLA; from the coding sequence ATGCCTCGCGTAAAACGTGGTGTTCAGGCTCGTCGCCGTCACAAAAAGATTTTAAAGCAAGCTAAAGGTTATTACGGTGCTCGTAGCCGTGTGTTTCGCGTAGCGAAACAAGCGGTTATCAAAGCAGGTCAATACGCTTACCGTGACCGTCGTCAGCGCAAACGTCAATTCCGTGCACTATGGATTGCTCGTATTAACGCTGCGGCTCGTATCAATGGTCTATCTTACAGCCGCTTTATTGCTGGCCTTAAGAAAGCTTCTATTGAAATTGACCGTAAAGTATTGGCTGACTTGGCCGTATACGAAAAAGAAGTTTTTGCAGCGATCGTTGAAAAAGCGAAAGCTAGCTTGGCTTAA
- a CDS encoding GIY-YIG nuclease family protein: MVVFKITNTITGKNYIGTSFNSGFQRFEQYVEASADEDLTYPLYEDIRASGPDAFVVEELFETSDKEELYELEKDYVSIYNGESLRGYKIGQSSVKAKTFDFGKKAMFDTSGNSTAEPVKKTARGGRKAAATKKIDLPEKPEPTPSAKSFFGELIGEDRLDTPTTATASDPKKPSEVTQVKRTKASSASLQRMLKEAEKQAKKEREDKLKAAQQEQAEEMAMIMAKIDITSKTATSAFRRKKG; the protein is encoded by the coding sequence TTGGTCGTTTTTAAGATTACTAACACGATTACCGGAAAAAATTATATTGGAACGTCTTTCAACAGCGGGTTCCAACGTTTCGAGCAGTATGTTGAGGCCTCCGCAGATGAGGACTTAACCTACCCTCTATACGAAGACATTCGCGCAAGCGGTCCAGATGCCTTTGTCGTTGAAGAGTTATTCGAAACATCTGACAAAGAAGAGCTTTACGAGTTAGAAAAAGACTATGTCTCAATCTACAATGGCGAAAGCCTTCGCGGCTACAAAATTGGCCAAAGCTCTGTCAAAGCAAAAACGTTCGACTTCGGCAAAAAAGCGATGTTCGACACCAGCGGCAACTCAACAGCAGAACCTGTTAAAAAGACCGCTAGAGGTGGCCGTAAAGCCGCTGCCACAAAAAAAATAGATCTTCCAGAGAAACCAGAACCAACACCTAGCGCAAAGTCTTTCTTTGGTGAGCTTATTGGGGAAGACCGACTGGACACACCAACCACAGCAACCGCTAGCGATCCAAAAAAACCGTCAGAAGTGACACAGGTGAAGCGTACAAAAGCGAGCTCAGCCAGCCTACAAAGAATGCTGAAAGAAGCTGAAAAGCAAGCTAAGAAAGAAAGAGAAGACAAACTAAAAGCTGCCCAGCAAGAACAGGCAGAAGAGATGGCGATGATTATGGCAAAAATCGACATCACATCCAAAACGGCAACCTCTGCTTTCAGAAGAAAGAAAGGCTAA